A stretch of Arthrobacter sunyaminii DNA encodes these proteins:
- the recN gene encoding DNA repair protein RecN translates to MIEEIRIRDLGVITDATLELGPGFTVVTGETGAGKTMVITALGMLLGARTDAGAVRTGAKAALAEAVVRLPPENAAVTRAEEAGAELETYDGVTELMLARTVNAAGRSRAHVGGRSAPVGVLAEVGQHLVAVHGQSDQLRLKSTAAQREALDKYAGPVLASLLSSYQADYTRWRAAVTELADLRNQARERLREAEYLSASLEEIDALELLPGEDETLKAEATRLNNFEELRTAAVGAHQALIAGDFSDGSDATSLVDAAKRQLELAGEHDPALADSAKRLAEVGYILTDIAAELASYSASLDGEGPERLAEVETRRAEISALLRKFAPSVDEVLEWAETSRARLAELGDDGSRIEALEAEITDLQAGLTSAAADLTKLRTEAAADLAQRVSDELSALAMADANLVIEVTAVDELSMHGADSISFLLQPHPGAPARPLGKGASGGELSRVMLAIEVVLAEVDPVPTFIFDEVDSGVGGKAAVEIGRRLAMLAKHVQVIVVTHLPQVAAFADHHIRVIKMSAMGEDGTGVTASDVTVLDDAERIKELARMLAGQEDSESARAHAVELLAAAGHPPRQ, encoded by the coding sequence ATGATTGAAGAAATCCGAATCCGGGACCTCGGCGTCATCACGGACGCCACGCTGGAACTAGGGCCGGGATTCACCGTGGTCACAGGCGAAACCGGTGCCGGTAAGACCATGGTCATTACGGCCCTGGGGATGCTGCTGGGTGCACGGACCGACGCCGGAGCCGTGCGCACCGGAGCAAAGGCTGCCCTTGCGGAAGCTGTGGTCCGGCTTCCGCCGGAAAATGCCGCCGTCACCCGGGCGGAGGAGGCAGGCGCTGAACTGGAAACGTACGACGGCGTCACCGAGCTGATGCTCGCCCGAACCGTCAACGCGGCGGGCCGCAGCCGTGCACACGTAGGAGGACGGTCCGCTCCGGTGGGCGTCCTTGCCGAAGTGGGCCAGCATCTGGTGGCGGTGCACGGGCAGTCGGACCAGCTCCGGCTCAAGAGCACAGCGGCCCAGCGGGAGGCACTCGACAAGTACGCCGGTCCGGTGCTGGCGTCCCTGCTGTCGTCCTACCAGGCGGATTACACGCGCTGGCGCGCTGCGGTCACCGAATTGGCCGATCTGCGCAACCAGGCCCGTGAGCGCCTGCGGGAAGCGGAGTACCTTTCGGCTTCACTGGAGGAAATCGATGCCCTGGAACTGCTGCCGGGGGAAGACGAAACCCTGAAGGCCGAGGCAACCCGGCTCAACAACTTTGAAGAGCTGCGCACCGCCGCCGTGGGTGCACATCAGGCTCTGATCGCCGGTGACTTCTCCGACGGGTCCGATGCCACCTCCCTCGTGGATGCAGCGAAACGCCAGCTTGAGCTGGCCGGCGAACACGACCCGGCACTGGCGGACTCAGCCAAACGGCTGGCCGAGGTTGGCTACATCCTGACCGACATAGCCGCTGAGCTGGCCAGCTACAGTGCCTCCCTGGACGGGGAAGGCCCGGAACGGCTGGCTGAAGTGGAAACCCGCCGGGCTGAAATCTCCGCGCTGCTCCGCAAATTTGCTCCGTCCGTGGACGAAGTCCTGGAATGGGCCGAGACCAGCCGTGCCCGGTTGGCGGAGCTTGGCGACGACGGCAGCCGGATCGAAGCGCTGGAAGCGGAAATCACCGATCTGCAGGCCGGACTCACGTCAGCGGCAGCTGACCTGACCAAGCTGCGGACCGAAGCCGCTGCTGACCTGGCACAGCGGGTCAGCGACGAGCTGTCCGCCCTGGCCATGGCCGATGCCAACCTGGTCATCGAGGTCACTGCGGTGGATGAGCTGAGTATGCACGGGGCGGACAGCATCTCCTTCCTCCTGCAGCCGCATCCCGGTGCCCCGGCCCGGCCGCTGGGCAAGGGCGCCTCCGGCGGTGAGCTCTCCCGCGTCATGCTGGCCATCGAAGTGGTGCTGGCCGAAGTGGACCCCGTTCCCACCTTCATTTTCGATGAAGTGGACTCCGGGGTCGGCGGAAAGGCGGCTGTCGAAATCGGGCGCCGGCTGGCCATGCTCGCGAAGCACGTGCAGGTGATTGTGGTCACCCACCTTCCGCAGGTGGCCGCGTTTGCCGACCATCACATCCGCGTGATTAAGATGTCCGCAATGGGGGAAGATGGAACAGGCGTAACCGCCAGTGACGTTACCGTTCTGGACGATGCAGAGCGGATCAAGGAACTTGCCAGGATGCTTGCAGGCCAGGAGGACTCCGAGTCCGCCCGGGCACACGCCGTCGAACTCCTGGCAGCGGCGGGACATCCGCCGCGTCAGTAG